From the genome of Anopheles moucheti chromosome 3, idAnoMoucSN_F20_07, whole genome shotgun sequence, one region includes:
- the LOC128304515 gene encoding uncharacterized protein LOC128304515: MELTEEEKEAKQYFVHLFAAFNKPCDVGTGADLDTRLPVWFDEVKFKRGQKFYSDNRFGILQANFCSLLVLLADPKGLRILEHTNKSSTTETARKRYISTFLHMSDWYECELVPGSKSWKSLSQVRRMHLSASNSAKKRNLGFISQPEMARTTFGFMGFPLVRPHLLGIRYNNREDREAFVHFWAVIVFMLGVQDEHNMCLFRLEVVEMICHVVIRYVFVPSLQLETKLLRHMMGAIVNAFMPYMPFLSYESIMFLTCRLVGIPGYQYALDLQKEYICRPLLTKEEVDAILEHISPRDGFRQMEAMYRAIFTNKLRLYTVKELSELTVVTGTKLPVEEEGNHSQHQKSSVHQLRELLGLKHNQELVETTVEDEHEWNTYRNDSKLKLLPDRDQAFVRLTIQCINLCYTTIGRFVSEMALSFLIYRLKRLHGK, encoded by the exons AGGCCAAGCAGTACTTCGTACATCTCTTTGCGGCTTTCAACAAACCATGCGATGTTGGAACTGGGGCGGATCTGGACACGCGCCTACCAGTCTGGTTCGACGAGGTCAAATTCAAACGTGGTCAAAAGTTCTACAGCGACAACCGGTTCGGTATCCTTCAAGCCAACTTCTGCAGTCTGTTAGTACTGCTGGCCGATCCGAAAGGGCTCCGCATTCTGGAGCACACGAACAAGTCGAGTACGACGGAGACTGCCCGCAAGCGGTACATATCCACGTTTCTACACATGAGCGATTGGTACGAGTGTGAGCTGGTGCCGGGATCAAA ATCATGGAAATCCCTTTCGCAGGTACGCCGTATGCATCTGAGTGCTTCAAATAGCGCCAAAAAGCGTAACCTAGGGTTCATCAGTCAACCGGAAATGGCACGCACCACGTTTGGCTTTATGGGATTCCCATTGGTGCGACCGCATCTGCTCGGCATTCGCTATAACAATCGCGAGGATCGCGAAGCATTCGTGCACTTTTGGGCCGTGATCGTATTTATGCTCGGTGTTCAGGATGAACACAACATGTGTCTGTTTCGGCTGGAGGTGGTCGAGATGATCTGTCACGTTGTGATACGCTACGTATTCGTACCTTCGCTCCAGCTCGAAACAAAGCTGCTACGCCACATGATGGGAGCCATCGTGAACGCGTTCATGCCTTACATGCCATTTCTCTCGTACGAAAGCATCATGTTTTTGACGTGTCGCCTAGTTGGCATTCCCGGCTATCAGTACGCGCTGGACTTGCAAAAGGAGTACATCTGCCGACCGTTGCTAACGAAGGAGGAAGTGGATGCAATACTCGAGCACATATCACCGCGGGACGGTTTCCGCCAGATGGAGGCGATGTATCGTGCGATATTCACAAATAAGCTGCGGCTGTACACGGTTAAGGAGCTGTCGGAGCTGACAGTAGTGACAGGAACCAAGCTCCCTGTTGAAGAGGAGGGCAACCATTCGCAACATCAAAAATCTTCCGTACATCAGTTGCGAGAGTTGTTGGGCTTGAAACACAACCAAGAGTTGGTGGAGACGACGGTTGAGGATGAGCACGAGTGGAACACGTACAGGAATGATAGCAAGCTAAAGCTCTTGCCTGATCGCGATCAAGCTTTCGTACGTTTGACGATACAGTGTATTAATTTATGTTACACCACAATTGGACGCTTCGTAAGCGAAATGGCCCTATCGTTCCTTATTTACCGATTGAAGCGTCTGCATGGAAAGTGA
- the LOC128304197 gene encoding uncharacterized protein LOC128304197 translates to MTVPPVMELTEEEKEAKQYFVHLFAAFNKPCDVGTGADLDTRLPVWFDEVKFKRGQKFYSDNRFGILQANFCSLLVLLADPKGLRILEHTNKSSTTETARKRYISTFLHMSDWYECELVPGSKSWKSLSQVRRMHLSASNSAKKRNLGFISQPEMALTTFGFMGFPLVRPHLLGIRYNNREDREAFVHFWAVIGFMLGVQDEHNMCLFRLEVVEMICHVVIRYVFVPSLQLETQLLRHMMGAIVNAFMPYMPFLSYESIMFLTRRLVGIPGYQYALDLQKEYICRPLLTKEELDATLEYITPRDGYRQVEAMYRAIFTNKLRLYTVKELPDEINQNYVDTVLTGTNGTYTQLPVEEEGNHSQHQKSSVHQLRELLGLKHNQELVETTVEDEHEWNTYRNDSKLKLLPDRDQTNVRLTIQCLNLCYTTIGRFTNEMALSFILYRLKRMHGK, encoded by the exons ATGACCGTCCCACCGGTGATGGAGCTTACGGAGGAGGAGAAAG AGGCCAAGCAGTACTTCGTACATCTCTTTGCGGCTTTCAACAAACCATGCGATGTTGGAACTGGGGCGGATCTGGACACGCGCCTACCAGTCTGGTTCGACGAGGTCAAATTCAAACGTGGTCAAAAGTTCTACAGCGACAACCGGTTCGGTATCCTTCAAGCCAACTTCTGCAGTCTGTTAGTACTGCTGGCCGATCCGAAAGGGCTCCGCATTCTGGAGCACACGAACAAGTCGAGTACGACGGAGACTGCCCGCAAGCGGTACATATCCACGTTTCTACACATGAGCGATTGGTACGAGTGTGAGCTGGTGCCGGGATCAAA ATCATGGAAATCCCTTTCGCAGGTACGCCGTATGCATCTGAGTGCTTCAAATAGCGCCAAAAAGCGTAACCTAGGGTTCATCAGTCAACCGGAAATGGCACTCACCACGTTTGGCTTTATGGGATTCCCATTGGTGCGACCGCATCTGCTCGGCATTCGCTATAACAATCGCGAGGATCGCGAAGCATTCGTGCACTTTTGGGCCGTGATCGGATTTATGCTCGGTGTTCAGGATGAACACAACATGTGTCTGTTTCGGCTGGAGGTGGTCGAGATGATCTGTCACGTTGTGATACGCTACGTATTCGTACCTTCGCTCCAGCTCGAAACACAGCTGCTACGCCACATGATGGGAGCCATCGTGAACGCGTTCATGCCTTACATGCCATTTCTCTCGTACGAAAGCATCATGTTTTTGACGCGTCGCCTAGTTGGCATTCCCGGTTATCAGTACGCGCTGGACTTGCAAAAGGAGTACATCTGCCGACCGTTGCTAACGAAGGAGGAACTGGATGCAACACTCGAGTACATAACACCGCGAGACGGTTATCGCCAGGTGGAGGCGATGTATCGTGCGATATTCACAAATAAGCTGCGGCTGTACACGGTTAAGGAGCTGCCGGATGAGATCAACCAGAACTACGTGGACACAGTACTGACAGGAACCAACGGTACATACACACAGCTCCCTGTTGAAGAGGAGGGCAACCATTCGCAACATCAAAAATCTTCCGTACATCAGTTGCGAGAGTTGTTGGGCTTGAAACACAACCAAGAGTTGGTGGAGACGACGGTTGAAGATGAGCACGAGTGGAACACGTACAGGAATGATAGCAAGCTAAAGCTCTTGCCTGATCGCGATCAAACCAACGTACGGTTGACGATACAGTGTCTTAATTTATGTTACACCACAATTGGACGCTTCACAAACGAAATGGCCCTATCGTTCATTCTTTATCGATTGAAGCGTATGCATGGAAAGTGA
- the LOC128303096 gene encoding uncharacterized protein LOC128303096: protein MLTRARVLFDFVSTLLRIACGLLLFVVQHKWIRFWPPSVRPVVSVKQGKVRGVTSTLPNGGQFHYFKGIPYAEPPVGKLRFRPPVALERFRKPVVDCYAERANGVQKDFFSPVVSGVESCLYLNVFTPRLPGEADTTKGVPRLPVMVYIHGGGFMSGSGSSLFYNPEYFIQQDVVIVTINYRLGPLGFLCLPSAGIPGNAGIKDQLLALKWVNENIAQFGGNPDNVTLFGESAGSMSTYLHYLSPNSRKYIHRAICQSGVAVTDSFFQVEPEVKARKLARFFGYTGDTDQGVLETLEKVPAAELAKHQNEAISEAEKLLALIFIFRPVIEQRQTDDSIITQHPRDILKSYDTLRMPLMEGCNDGEGILALRTLGKRWKSFGKTPERFVPVLLGRSPELDRGVVGREIQQFYFGDRPVSERTIDNMRDVMSDNTFITNSVTSAEWLAKFQPNAPHFHYRFTYDGQFSLLKRIFMLSNVRGACHGDDTLYMFKYVILNPNKIGVVSCFAKYGDPTRDVPSDLVPVRWEPVRKIARDSDDFQLDCLEINTVPRMIGTMVEWNNLWQYVLAVVRLGRGVIAFLLYHLHVRLRPPRDCPVVTVRQGHLRGISARLPNGARYYYFKGVPYAESPVGKLRFKAPIPLERFRKPVLNCYAERSDFIQLDFFSGFVFGSESGLYLNVYTPHLPADGEETPSKANGLPVMVFLHGGGFVCGSGSSLFYNPEYFLQREVLVVTINYRLGPFGFLYLPEAGIEGNAGLKDQLMALRWINQNITCFGGDPTNVTLFGESAGSFSAYLHMLSPNSRKYFHRVICQSGVVCSSSFMQANPLEMAFNLARHFGYSGTSQQGALETLQQVPAKLLATHQRKALGKGAEKKADLVFIFLPVVEQALTEHSIIHQAPEVLLKSYDTLRMPLLEGCNDAEGILGLYILRSKTHAEDIRHLPGRLTAKLFRHLTPTERTEVTNRIRQFYFSDEPPSAWSTDQIKHLFTDVIFMMDSAINAEWLAKYQPNLRHYHYRFTYDGRFSLLKRLFSSATVTGACHGDDLMYMFNPMFLPNFTPSSDECRVRDNFVALWTSFAKHGDPSVDSRDVVDVQWHPVGKIPRDGSKNFQLDCLEINVQPKMLIDPCRERAYFWRKLLETHQTSHC from the exons aTGTTAACCAGGGCACGTGTTCTGTTCGATTTTGTCAGTACGCTGTTACGCATTGCGTGCGGATTGCTTCTATTCGTGGTGCAACACAAATGGATACGTTTCTGGCCACCGTCCGTTCGTCCAGTGGTTAGTGTGAAGCAGGGTAAGGTTCGAGGCGTTACCTCGACCTTGCCGAATGGGGGCCAGTTCCATTACTTCAAGGGCATCCCGTACGCTGAGCCACCGGTTGGGAAGCTACGCTTCAGGCCACCGGTTGCTCTGGAACGGTTCCGCAAACCTGTCGTTGATTGTTACGCTGAGCGGGCCAATGGAGTGCAGAAAGATTTCTTCTCACCGGTTGTCAGTGGTGTCGAATCGTGCCTCTACCTAAACGTGTTTACACCCCGACTACCCGGCGAAGCCGACACAACCAAAGGAGTTCCTCGGCTACCAGTGATGGTGTACATCCATGGCGGTGGCTTCATGAGCGGCAGTGGTAGCAGTCTGTTCTACAATCCGGAATACTTCATCCAACAGGATGTGGTCATCGTCACCATCAACTATCGGCTCGGGCCGCTCGGATTTCTCTGCCTTCCGTCCGCGGGCATCCCGGGAAATGCGGGCATCAAAGATCAG CTGCTCGCACTGAAATGGgtaaatgaaaacattgcTCAGTTCGGTGGCAATCCGGATAATGTAACATTGTTTGGCGAAAGTGCCGGCAGCATGTCGACATATTTACACTACCTATCGCCGAACTCGAG GAAGTACATCCATCGAGCGATATGCCAGAGTGGTGTGGCCGTTACGGACTCGTTCTTTCAGGTGGAGCCGGAAGTGAAGGCACGCAAACTGGCGCGATTTTTCGGCTACACCGGTGACACCGATCAGGGCGTGCTTG AAACACTCGAAAAGGTGCCAGCAGCGGAACTGGCGAAACACCAAAACGAAGCGATCAGCGaggcagagaagctgctggccCTAATTTTTATCTTCCGCCCGGTGATCGAACAGCGCCAGACAGATGACAGTATCATAACGCAACACCCTAGGGATATCCTAAAGTCCTACGATACGCTGCGAATGCCATTGATGGAAGGATGCAATGATGGCGAAGGTATTTTGGCCCTGCGCACCTTGGGCAAACGATGGAAGTCGTTCGGTAAGACACCGGAACGGTTCGTGCCGGTGTTGTTGGGCAGGTCCCCTGAGCTGGACCGAGGTGTCGTAGGACGCGAGATCCAGCAGTTCTACTTTGGTGATCGTCCCGTAAGCGAACGCACGATCGATAATATGCGCGATGTCATGTCCGATAACACGTTCATCACAAACTCGGTCACCAGTGCCGAATGGTTGGCAAAGTTTCAGCCCAATGCGCCCCACTTTCACTATCGCTTCACGTATGATGGTCAGTTTAGTTTACTCAAACGCATCTTTATGCTTTCCAACGTGCGCGGCGCTTGCCATGGCGATGATACGCTGTATATGTTCAAGTACGTTATCTTAAATCCGAACAAGATCGGTGTAGTTTCATG TTTCGCAAAGTATGGCGATCCAACCCGTGACGTGCCCTCCGATTTGGTACCGGTGCGGTGGGAACCAGTTCGAAAGATTGCACGCGATTCGGATGACTTCCAGCTGGACTGTCTAGAGATTAACACCGTACCGCGAATG ATTGGTACGATGGTGGAATGGAACAATTTGTGGCAGTACGTGCTAGCGGTGGTGCGATTAGGAAGAGGGGTCATCGCGTTCCTGTTGTATCATCTCCACGTGCGACTGCGTCCTCCACGGGACTGTCCGGTCGTCACCGTACGGCAGGGTCATCTGCGTGGTATTTCAGCCCGCCTTCCCAATGGCGCTCGTTACTATTACTTCAAGGGAGTGCCGTACGCAGAATCCCCAGTTGGGAAGCTACGCTTTAAGGCTCCAATTCCTTTGGAACGGTTCCGGAAACCTGTTCTGAACTGTTATGCGGAACGGAGCGACTTTATTCAGCTCGATTTCTTCTctggttttgtgtttggttcGGAAAGTGGACTCTACTTGAATGTCTACACACCCCATCTTCCAGCGGATGGGGAAGAAACACCGAGCAAAGCAAACGGACTACCAGTGATGGTGTTTTTACACGGTGGAGGTTTCGTATGTGGAAGTGGTAGCAGTCTGTTCTACAATCCGGAGTACTTTTTGCAACGCGAAGTACTCGTCGTCACCATCAACTATCGCCTGGGTCCGTTTGGGTTTCTTTATCTCCCCGAAGCCGGCATCGAGGGAAACGCGGGTCTTAAAGATCAA CTGATGGCACTCCGTTGGATCAATCAAAATATTACATGCTTCGGCGGCGATCCAACCAATGTAACGCTGTTCGGTGAAAGTGCTGGCAGTTTCTCGGCGTATCTGCACATGCTCTCACCTAACTCAAG GAAATATTTTCATCGAGTTATCTGCCAGAGTGGGGTCGTCTGCTCGAGCTCTTTTATGCAGGCAAACCCCCTAGAGATGGCCTTCAATCTGGCGCGTCATTTTGGGTACAGCGGAACAAGTCAACAGGGCGCGCTAG AAACCCTGCAACAAGTTCCAGCAAAACTATTAGCCACTCACCAGCGTAAAGCCCTCGGAAAGGgtgcagaaaaaaaggcagaTCTTGTTTTCATCTTTCTCCCAGTCGTGGAGCAAGCGCTAACGGAGCACTCAATCATTCATCAAGCTCCAGAAGTGCTACTTAAATCGTATGACACACTCCGTATGCCCCTACTGGAGGGCTGCAACGATGCGGAAGGCATCCTCGGACTGTACATTTTACGAAGCAAGACGCACGCGGAAGACATACGACATCTTCCCGGTCGCTTGACGGCAAAGCTATTCCGTCATCTGACACCCACGGAGCGGACCGAGGTGACGAACAGGATACGCCAGTTTTACTTCTCCGACGAACCACCGTCCGCGTGGTCGACCGATCAGATCAAGCACCTGTTCACGGATGTGATCTTCATGATGGATTCCGCCATTAACGCCGAATGGTTGGCCAAATATCAGCCGAACCTTCGGCACTACCATTACCGCTTCACGTACGACGGTCGGTTTAGTTTGCTGAAGCGGTTGTTCTCCAGTGCGACCGTTACGGGTGCATGCCACGGTGACGATTTGATGTACATGTTCAA TCCTATGTTTTTACCAAACTTTACACCTTCAAGTGATGAATGTCGAGTGCGTGATAATTTCGTAGCACTGTGGACCAGTTTTGCCAAGCATGGAGATCCGTCAGTCGATTCGCGCGACGTGGTGGATGTGCAGTGGCACCCAGTAGGGAAAATTCCTCGCGATGGCTCGAAGAACTTCCAGCTCGACTGTCTCGAGATCAATGTGCAGCCGAAAATGCTGATCGATCCGTGCAGGGAACGAGCGTACTTTTGGCGAAAGCTACTAGAAACTCATCAAACGAGTCACTGTTGA
- the LOC128301171 gene encoding carboxylic ester hydrolase-like: MQPFLAAVLRLCVGLLKVWLNRVWLQLSPPSVNTCTVTIGPGKVRGLTRVTEGGTHYHQFKGIPYAVPPVGDLRFKPPVPLETFQKPVLECFVEGSKCLQYDQILNVLVGSEDGLFLNVYTPKAIGENCSGLPVMVYLHGGGFLSGSGDSFLYDPCYFMEQGVVIVTFNYRLGPLGFLSFPEAGVEGNAGLKDQLLVLQWIQQNIGPFGGDPTNVTLFGESAGAKAAYLHYLSPVSRKYFHRVICQSGVACSDFALQVDPSAKARKLAKCMGYHGSTDSETLDVLLKAPAKTLFKHQLETLSDDERKQELQFPFRPVVEGDHPDAIVVQHPLDALQTELEPPIPLITGCNSGEGMVALVKAQKHLNEYNLHPERLLPPMLHLPPGVNANELGKKVKQFYFQTRPIGDDTLPALMDVLSDNEYITATVTAAELVAKYQPKVKHYCYYFTHDGRLGNIKNLLNMTHLPGVCHGDDVFYMFHSALNATLPEDADETFVRKAFVRMWCNFAHQGDPTPESGDRSSGLTRWDPVEPCGKDYFRLRCLQIDTSLKMVPNPFLKRTAFWRDLFRTYGYGSRMLPE, from the exons ATGCAACCCTTCCTGGCGGCTGTACTGCGGCTGTGCGTCGGACTGCTGAAGGTTTGGTTGAACCGTGTTTGGCTCCAGCTGAGTCCACCCTCGGTAAACACCTGTACCGTTACGATCGGGCCGGGTAAGGTGCGCGGTCTAACGCGTGTGACGGAGGGTGGCACACATTACCATCAATTCAAGGGCATTCCCTATGCCGTGCCTCCAGTAGGTGATCTACGCTTTAAG CCTCCCGTACCActggaaacatttcaaaagcCCGTGCTGGAGTGTTTCGTAGAGGGCAGCAAGTGTTTGCAGTACGATCAAATTCTTAACGTGCTGGTTGGTTCCGAGGATGGGTTATTTCTTAACGTTTACACGCCCAAAGCGATTGGGGAAAACTGTTCCGGACTACCCGTGATGGTATACCTTCACGGTGGGGGGTTCCTGAGTGGTAGTGGAGACTCGTTCCTGTACGATCCATGTTACTTTATGGAGCAGGGTGTGGTGATCGTCACGTTCAACTATCGGCTCGGGCCGCTCGGATTTCTAAGCTTCCCTGAGGCCGGTGTTGAAGGAAATGCTGGACTGAAAGATCAGTTGTTGGTGTTACAGTGGATCCAGCAGAACATTGGCCCGTTCGGAGGTGATCCGACCAATGTTACACTGTTTGGAGAAAGTGCAGGTGCTAAGGCGGCGTATCTGCACTATCTTTCCCCTGTTTCCAG GAAATACTTCCATCGAGTGATCTGTCAAAGTGGTGTCGCTTGTTCCGACTTCGCCCTGCAAGTCGATCCAAGCGCAAAGGCACGCAAGCTAGCGAAGTGTATGGGCTATCACGGCTCCACTGATAGCGAGACTCTCG ATGTGCTCTTGAAAGCACCAGCAAAGACACTATTCAAACACCAACTAGAAACGCTATCAGACGACGAACGAAAGCAAGAACTACAGTTTCCATTCCGTCCCGTCGTAGAAGGTGATCATCCGGATGCTATCGTCGTTCAACATCCTCTGGACGCTCTGCAAACTGAACTCGAACCTCCCATTCCCTTGATTACCGGGTGTAACAGTGGCGAAGGTATGGTCGCACTGGTAAAAGCTCAGAAGCATCTTAACGAATACAATCTCCACCCGGAACGGTTACTCCCTCCCATGCTGCACCTGCCACCAGGCGTCAATGCAAATGAGTTGGGCAAGAAAGTTAAACAATTCTACTTCCAAACACGACCAATCGGCGATGATACTCTGCCGGCGCTGATGGACGTCCTGTCAGACAATGAGTACATCACCGCAACAGTAACCGCAGCCGAACTGGTGGCGAAATATCAACCAAAGGTGAAACATTACTGCTACTACTTCACGCACGATGGTCGGTTGGGGAATATTAAGAACCTGCTGAATATGACTCATCTTCCGGGGGTCTGTCATGGGGATGATGTTTTCTACATGTTCCATTCGGCCCTTAATGCTACACTGCCGGAAGATGCAGATGAAACGTTCGTTCGTAAAGCGTTCGTGAGAATGTGGTGCAATTTCGCTCACCAAGGAGACCCTACGCCGGAAAGCGGTGACCGATCATCCGGATTGACACGCTGGGATCCTGTAGAACCATGCGGGAAGGATTACTTCCGGTTGCGATGTCTGCAGATTGATACGAGCTTGAAGATGGTACCGAATCCATTCCTAAAACGGACCGCTTTTTGGAGAGATCTGTTCCGGACGTACGGATATGGCTCAAGAATGTTACCAGAGTGA